A stretch of Abyssogena phaseoliformis symbiont OG214 DNA encodes these proteins:
- a CDS encoding P-II family nitrogen regulator, which yields MKMVTAIIKPFKLDDVREALSEIGVSGITATEVKGFGRQKGHTELYRGAEYTVDFLPKVKLEIAIAVDQVDGVVEAISTAAKSEGEGKIGDGKIFVSSLEQVLRIRTGETGSVAL from the coding sequence ATGAAAATGGTAACAGCAATTATTAAGCCGTTTAAGCTTGATGATGTTAGAGAGGCACTTTCTGAAATTGGTGTTTCAGGCATTACAGCCACAGAAGTCAAAGGCTTTGGTCGTCAAAAAGGACATACAGAACTTTATCGTGGTGCAGAATATACGGTGGATTTTTTACCTAAAGTTAAACTAGAAATTGCCATTGCAGTAGATCAAGTCGATGGCGTGGTTGAAGCTATTAGCACCGCTGCTAAATCAGAAGGTGAAGGAAAAATTGGAGATGGAAAGATATTTGTTTCATCATTAGAGCAAGTACTTCGTATTCGTACGGGTGAAACTGGCTCAGTAGCACTATAA